One window from the genome of Hippocampus zosterae strain Florida chromosome 7, ASM2543408v3, whole genome shotgun sequence encodes:
- the grb7 gene encoding growth factor receptor-bound protein 7: MSRKESLDDDVTRPEAHSSQPINIAGGEFVASRGNWRERLSSSAPPVPNPFPELCGLTRSPVPSTTASLAASDKQQRQKRTSEPSEWSPQSLDGGKLLKVFGEDEHARSLRVSDGATAMDVCRMLVTTGGCGEREHWALMEVHPALGLERCLEDHEAVLEVQASWAVKADTRLVFCKNYAKYEFFRKPALFFPDAMISDSADGGKPMTSQQLVQDLVHSGSCPEIQGFLHVKDSTRKSWKRAHFFLRRSGLYSSSKGASKEPRHLQYVADLRDLHVYNVVNARKLYAAPQNFCFAITSSGSPVRLHHVKMLCADSEQTRTCWTSAFRLFKYGKQLQCNFQQSKLTHRGLEGSNLTEGKAKSEDNLVAMDFSGGSGGRVIENPSEAECADWQEGRARRRREGLRSSLPNLSSASGPPPVLHAGQAWFHGNVSRKRAETLLEEQGLVDGTFLIRVSQRHAQCFVLSLCFELKAKHFLVIPCEDGGRQYLTMDDGVTLFTDLLQLVDFHQINKGILPVCLKRPCVCAAL; the protein is encoded by the exons ATGTCGCGAAAGGAAAGTTTGGATGACGACGTCACCCGGCCAGAAGCGCACAGCTCGCAGCCAATCAACATCGCCGGCGGGGAGTTCGTAGCCAGCAG GGGCAACTGGAGAGAGCGTTTGTCATCGTCGGCTCCACCCGTCCCGAATCCGTTCCCGGAGTTGTGCGGCCTCACCCGCTCTCCCGTCCCCTCGACGACGGCCTCGCTGGCAGCCAGCGACAAACAA CAGCGTCAGAAGCGCACCTCGGAACCGAGCGAATGGAGCCCTCAAAGTCTGGACGGAGGCAAA CTGCTGAAGGTTTTCGGCGAGGACGAGCATGCCCGCTCGCTTCGGGTGAGCGACGGCGCCACGGCGATGGACGTTTGTCGCATGCTGGTGACGACGGGGGGCTGCGGCGAGCGGGAGCACTGGGCCCTCATGGAGGTCCATCCCGCGCTCGGCCTCG AGAGGTGCCTGGAGGACCACGAGGCGGTGCTGGAGGTTCAGGCCAGCTGGGCCGTCAAGGCCGACACGCGGCTCGTCTTCTGCAAGAATTACGCCAAGTACGAGTTCTTCCGGAAGCCGGCG CTCTTCTTCCCGGACGCCATGATCTCGGACAGTGCAGACGGCGGCAAACCGATGACGTCGCAACAGCTCGTGCAG GATCTGGTCCATTCGGGCTCGTGTCCCGAGATCCAAGGCTTCCTCCACGTGAAGGACAGCACGCGCAAATCTTGGAAGCGCGCGCACTTCTTCCTGCGCCGCTCGGGTCTTTACTCCTCGTCCAAGGGCGCGTCCAAGGAACCGAGACACCTGCAGTACGTGGCCGACCTTCGCGACCTTCACGTCTACAACGTCGTCAACGCACGGAAACTTTACGCCGCGCCCCAAAACTTTTGCTTCGCCATCACG TCCTCAGGAAGTCCGGTCCGCCTTCACCATGTGAAGATGTTGTGCGCTGACAGCGAGCAGACCAGAACCTGCTGGACCTCGGCCTTCCGATTGTTTAAG tatgGGAAGCAGCTGCAGTGTAACTTCCAACAGTCCAAGTTGACCCATCGCGGTCTGGAGGGAAGCAACCTGACGGAGGGCAAA GCCAAGTCGGAGGACAACCTGGTGGCCATGGACTTTTCCGGAGGCTCCGGCGGTCGAGTCATCGAGAACCCGAGCGAGGCCGAGTGCGCCGACTGGCAGGAGGGCCGAGCGCGGCGG cGTCGTGAAGGTCTTCGCAGCAGCCTGCCCAACTTGAGCTCAGCCTCAGGACCGCCCC CAGTGCTCCACGCCGGCCAGGCGTGGTTCCACGGTAACGTGTCCCGGAAGCGAGCGGAGACGCTGCTCGAGGAACAGGGCCTGGTTGACGG gaCGTTCCTGATTCGAGTGAGCCAGCGGCACGCTCAGTGTTTCGTGTTGTCGCTGTGCTTCGAGCTGAAGGCCAAACACTTCCTGGTCATCCCT TGCGAGGACGGCGGGCGGCAGTACCTGACGATGGACGACGGCGTGACGCTGTTCACCGACCTCCTGCAGCTGGTGGACTTCCACCAGATCAACAAGGGCATCCTGCCCGTCTGCCTCAAGCGCCCGTGCGTGTGCGCGGCGCTTTGA